One part of the Eucalyptus grandis isolate ANBG69807.140 chromosome 10, ASM1654582v1, whole genome shotgun sequence genome encodes these proteins:
- the LOC120288670 gene encoding protein DETOXIFICATION 29-like isoform X1 produces MLQHEHTGVDTHGGSWNECIHKVGTRIVGPRKNLSLHLKWFPGHARTAKFSLIVAVISSFMVGLVLSAILLATQDIYPSLFSSDSSVQALVKELTPVLALCIIINNFQLVLLGVAVGAGWQAAVAYVNIACYYLFGVPLGLIFGFKLNWGVKGIWCGMLIGTVVQTCVLIFMVYTANLCLVMDGLKCKYGTRGGKINVSPNPTSRHARL; encoded by the exons ATGTTGCAGCATGAACATACTGGGGTGGACACTCATGGCGGCTCTTGGAATGAATGCATCCATAAGGTTGGTACTAGAATCGTAGGCCCTCGGAAAAATCTCTCTCTGCATCTGAAATGGTTCCCTGGTCATGCAAGAACGGCAAAGTTCTCGCTCATAGTGGCAGTGATCTCCTCGTTCATGGTTGGTCTGGTCTTGTCGGCGATCTTGCTTGCCACTCAGGACATATATCCATCCCTATTCTCCAGCGACTCATCCGTCCAGGCTCTGGTCAAGGAGCTCACGCCAGTGCTGGCCTTGTGCATCATCATCAATAACTTCCAACTAGTGCTCTTGG GCGTGGCCGTTGGAGCTGGATGGCAAGCCGCAGTCGCATATGTGAACATTGCCTGCTATTATCTGTTTGGAGTTCCCCTGGGTCTGATCTTTGGCTTTAAGCTAAACTGGGGTGTCAAG GGGATCTGGTGCGGAATGTTGATAGGTACAGTAGTGCAAACATGTGTGCTCATCTTCATGGTTTATACTGCTAACCTCTGTCTAGTGATGGATGGTCTCAAATGCAAATATGGAACTAGGGGAGGTAAAATTAATGTATCACCCAACCCAACATCCAGACATGCCAGGCTTTAG
- the LOC120288670 gene encoding protein DETOXIFICATION 29-like isoform X2: MLQHEHTGVDTHGGSWNECIHKVGTRIVGPRKNLSLHLKWFPGHARTAKFSLIVAVISSFMVGLVLSAILLATQDIYPSLFSSDSSVQALVKELTPVLALCIIINNFQLVLLGVAVGAGWQAAVAYVNIACYYLFGVPLGLIFGFKLNWGVKEDLQAWWSW; this comes from the exons ATGTTGCAGCATGAACATACTGGGGTGGACACTCATGGCGGCTCTTGGAATGAATGCATCCATAAGGTTGGTACTAGAATCGTAGGCCCTCGGAAAAATCTCTCTCTGCATCTGAAATGGTTCCCTGGTCATGCAAGAACGGCAAAGTTCTCGCTCATAGTGGCAGTGATCTCCTCGTTCATGGTTGGTCTGGTCTTGTCGGCGATCTTGCTTGCCACTCAGGACATATATCCATCCCTATTCTCCAGCGACTCATCCGTCCAGGCTCTGGTCAAGGAGCTCACGCCAGTGCTGGCCTTGTGCATCATCATCAATAACTTCCAACTAGTGCTCTTGG GCGTGGCCGTTGGAGCTGGATGGCAAGCCGCAGTCGCATATGTGAACATTGCCTGCTATTATCTGTTTGGAGTTCCCCTGGGTCTGATCTTTGGCTTTAAGCTAAACTGGGGTGTCAAG GAGGACTTACAAGCCTGGTGGTCGTGGTAA